One Trichomycterus rosablanca isolate fTriRos1 chromosome 10, fTriRos1.hap1, whole genome shotgun sequence DNA window includes the following coding sequences:
- the LOC134322044 gene encoding protein FAM200B-like → MVTTIRLPVTLLFKFVMMFGGKMAKRKYNPEYLKCGFSFIEDKHGQKPKCVICNEVLAQESMKPSKLMRHLQTKHPACKDKPVEFFQRRLHELKVSEKCLTASCSKQEHALRASYHVAHRIAKAKKPHTIAEELILPAAMDMVREVLDQSVADKLKTIPLSNDTIARRIEDMSGNIKQQTTARVQASPYYALQMDESTDIAHHAILLLYVRHVWDGDLQEQFLCSRELPTTTKAEDIFNSVDLYLSSVGLSWEYCVGITTDGAASMTGKHSGVVKQILMRAPNATWNHCFLHREALAAKNMVPVLDEALQNVIKVVNHIKRSAKNSRCFSNLCKDLGSEHMQVLYHSEVRWLSRGKVLSRFYELKTEIATFLSENNSSYAEVFDNDTWLALVAYLADIFEHLNTLNVSMQGKGHNIFEQSDKIVAFKKKITLWVNHLFKDRLDMFPNACQEAQQLHTTAKNDLKKTIKRQHGKRHVAKQRRTSAGGAVM, encoded by the exons ATGGTAACCACCATTCGTTTGCCGGTTACCCTTCTCTTTAAATTTGTGATGATGTTCGGAGGCAAGATGGCGAAACGCAAATACAACCCGGAGTATTTGAAATGTGGATTTTCGTTCATTGAGGACAAACACGGACAGAAACCCAAGTGTGTTATTTGTAATGAAGTGCTGGCACAAGAGAGCATGAAACCATCCAAACTAATGCGACATTTACAAACGAAACATCCCGCATGTAAAGACAAGCCGGTGGAGTTTTTTCAAAGACGACTTCATGAGCTGAAGGTATCAGAGAAGTGTCTGACAGCATCTTGCTCCAAACAAGAACATGCGCTCCGGGCGTCTTATCACGTAGCTCACCGTATTGCGAAGGCCAAGAAACCCCACACAATAGCCGAAGAGCTTATTTTACCCGCTGCCATGGACATGGTAAGAGAGGTGCTGGATCAATCAGTGGCAGACAAGCTTAAAACAATACCCCTGTCCAATGATACTATAGCTCGGCGTATTGAAGACATGTCTGGTAACATAAAACAACAGACCACAGCTCGCGTCCAGGCAAGCCCTTACTACGCATTACAGATGGATGAATCCACGGATATAGCTCACCATGCCATTTTACTGCTTTATGTGAGACATGTGTGGGACGGTGATTTGCAGGAACAATTTCTCTGCAGCAGAGAACTCCCTACCACTACCAAAGCAGAGGACATTTTCAACTCCGTAGACTTGTATTTGAGCTCAGTGGGCCTAAGCTGGGAATACTGTGTTGGAATCACAACTGACGGCGCTGCCTCCATGACCGGGAAACATTCAGGTGTGGTGAAACAAATTCTGATGAGGGCACCTAATGCGACTTGGAACCACTGCTTTTTGCACCGAGAGGCACTGGCGGCTAAGAATATGGTTCCTGTGCTTGATGAAGCTTtgcaaaatgtcatcaaagtggtGAACCACATAAAACGGAGTGCGAAGAACAGCCGCTGCTTTTCAAATCTATGTAAAGATTTGGGTTCTGAGCATATGCAGGTTTTGTATCACTCCGAAGTGCGCTGGCTGTCGAGGGGTAAGGTCTTGTCACGCTTTTATGAACTGAAAACAGAAATCGCCACCTTCCTCTCAGAGAATAACTCCTCATATGCTGAAGTGTTTGACAACGACACCTGGCTCGCACTTGTTGCATATCTTGCTGATATTTTTGAGCACCTCAACACGTTAAACGTGTCTATGCAGGGGAAAGGACACAACATTTTTGAACAGTCAGACAAAATTGTTGCGTTCAAGAAAAAGATCACACTGTGGGTAAATCATTTATTCAAAGACAGACTGGACATGTTTCCAAACGCTTGCCAGGAAGCACAGCAGCTGCACACCACGGCCAAAAATGACTTGAAAAAAACGATCAAG CGTCAACATGGAAAGCGTCATGTTGCCAAGCAACGAAGAACATCAGCTGGTGGAGCTGTCATGTGA